In bacterium, a single genomic region encodes these proteins:
- the rpsU gene encoding 30S ribosomal protein S21 has protein sequence MNGLTSYRALEVEVHDNDVEKALRQLKKKINDEGLFKTLKLKRSYEKPSEYRRRKERESRRRRNRMLARRRQRER, from the coding sequence GTGAACGGCTTGACATCTTATAGAGCCCTCGAAGTGGAGGTCCACGACAACGACGTGGAAAAGGCCCTCCGCCAGCTCAAGAAAAAGATCAACGACGAGGGACTGTTCAAGACCCTCAAGCTCAAGAGAAGCTACGAGAAGCCCAGCGAATACCGCCGGCGTAAGGAAAGAGAAAGTCGAAGGCGCAGAAACAGGATGCTGGCCCGCAGAAGACAGCGGGAGCGCTGA
- a CDS encoding HAD family hydrolase encodes MPRGGRIIFLDVGNVLIDDDPFVCEAFRLIHRALPPQSPRAQMDRFLGDAERALRSHRHMAVERMGMRCLKKQWPKVRRAIQEELGRRWLRLVRALPGALEAVRALHEHFRLGIIANQPAQALDFLEQQDFLSLFDVVILDSNHPVSKPNTAIYRIALEEARVDPQESLMVGDRLDNDIIPARRTGMRAVLLWLSTKEKGWDPKDHWGQIMRPILERLPAPRWDNIPPQERPLAMAAGWNQLQGALDRAWQASI; translated from the coding sequence ATGCCCCGAGGCGGCCGAATAATCTTCTTGGACGTGGGCAATGTCCTCATCGATGACGATCCCTTTGTTTGCGAGGCTTTTCGTCTCATACACCGGGCCCTTCCCCCACAGAGTCCCAGGGCTCAGATGGATCGTTTCCTGGGAGATGCAGAAAGGGCCTTGCGCTCCCATAGGCACATGGCAGTGGAGCGCATGGGCATGCGCTGCCTGAAAAAACAATGGCCCAAGGTTCGCAGAGCCATCCAGGAGGAGCTGGGCAGACGCTGGTTGCGCCTGGTAAGAGCTTTGCCTGGCGCCCTGGAGGCCGTAAGAGCCCTCCACGAGCATTTCAGGCTGGGCATAATAGCCAATCAGCCGGCACAGGCCTTGGATTTCCTTGAGCAACAGGATTTCCTGAGTCTGTTTGATGTGGTGATCCTTGACTCAAACCATCCCGTGAGCAAACCCAACACCGCCATATACCGCATAGCCCTGGAGGAGGCCAGGGTGGATCCCCAGGAGAGCCTCATGGTGGGAGACCGGCTGGACAATGACATCATCCCTGCCAGGCGCACCGGCATGAGAGCAGTGCTTCTTTGGCTCAGCACCAAAGAAAAGGGCTGGGATCCCAAGGACCACTGGGGGCAGATCATGCGACCCATCCTTGAGAGGCTTCCTGCCCCCCGCTGGGACAATATCCCACCACAGGAAAGGCCCTTGGCCATGGCCGCAGGCTGGAACCAGCTTCAGGGAGCCCTGGATAGAGCCTGGCAGGCATCCATCTGA
- a CDS encoding carboxymuconolactone decarboxylase family protein, whose protein sequence is MSQEVREKTKRIASMYFDGWKGEKPFELWRSFDENFAKELSLFVTGQVYARERIPHKVRQLITVAALTVLERQEELKLHMHAALNVGCSVEEVAEVIFQTAVYGGVPAMNCALKSLREVLQDRGQWPPPRAGGDSACP, encoded by the coding sequence ATGTCCCAGGAAGTGAGAGAAAAGACAAAGAGAATAGCCTCGATGTATTTTGATGGTTGGAAAGGGGAAAAGCCTTTTGAGCTTTGGAGGTCTTTTGACGAGAATTTCGCCAAAGAGCTTTCCTTGTTTGTGACCGGGCAGGTTTACGCGAGGGAACGGATACCCCACAAGGTTCGTCAGCTGATCACCGTGGCTGCATTGACGGTCCTGGAGAGGCAAGAAGAGCTCAAGTTACACATGCATGCGGCTCTGAACGTGGGTTGTAGCGTGGAGGAGGTGGCTGAAGTAATCTTCCAGACTGCTGTGTACGGCGGGGTCCCGGCAATGAACTGCGCACTGAAGAGTCTGAGGGAGGTGCTTCAGGACAGAGGGCAGTGGCCTCCTCCAAGAGCTGGTGGGGACTCGGCCTGCCCATGA
- a CDS encoding TatD family hydrolase, giving the protein MLVDSHAHLDMPQFEEDLPEVLERARQAGVEAVVSCATSLKSSKKALEIAQRFPGVFAAVGIHPHDAQECSEEALAMLSSMASHPRVVAIGEMGLDFYRNLCPQEVQIQAFRKQIRLARDLGKPLVVHDREAHGLVLRILQEERAQEVGGVLHCFSGDSSMAKRCLEMGMYLSIPGSVTFRNATLLRSVLSCIPLERMLLETDSPFLAPVPFRGKRNEPSYLRYTAERVARTLRKTPEEVARCTRKNALELFGLEKADVLNPKPKLLA; this is encoded by the coding sequence ATGTTGGTAGATTCCCATGCCCACCTGGACATGCCCCAGTTCGAGGAGGATCTGCCAGAGGTTCTGGAGAGGGCCAGGCAAGCTGGTGTGGAAGCAGTGGTGAGCTGCGCCACGAGTCTTAAATCCTCCAAGAAGGCCCTGGAAATAGCCCAACGATTCCCAGGTGTTTTCGCTGCAGTGGGAATTCATCCCCATGATGCCCAAGAGTGCTCTGAAGAAGCATTGGCCATGCTGAGCTCCATGGCTTCTCATCCCAGGGTGGTGGCAATTGGGGAGATGGGATTGGATTTTTACCGCAACCTCTGCCCTCAGGAGGTTCAGATCCAGGCATTTAGAAAACAGATCCGTTTGGCCAGAGACCTGGGCAAACCCTTAGTGGTCCACGACAGGGAGGCCCATGGACTGGTGCTAAGGATTCTTCAGGAGGAAAGAGCACAGGAAGTTGGGGGGGTGCTTCACTGCTTCAGCGGGGATTCTTCCATGGCCAAGAGATGCCTGGAAATGGGGATGTATCTGTCCATTCCCGGCTCTGTGACCTTTCGCAACGCCACCTTGCTCAGGAGCGTGCTTTCCTGCATTCCTTTGGAGAGGATGCTCTTGGAGACCGACAGTCCATTCCTGGCGCCCGTGCCTTTCAGGGGGAAAAGAAACGAGCCATCTTATCTCAGGTACACGGCCGAAAGGGTGGCCAGGACCCTCAGGAAGACCCCCGAAGAAGTGGCCAGATGCACCAGAAAAAATGCCTTGGAGCTCTTCGGGCTGGAAAAGGCAGATGTATTGAACCCAAAGCCAAAGCTCTTGGCGTAG
- a CDS encoding 4-hydroxyphenylacetate 3-hydroxylase family protein, with amino-acid sequence MKPIVTSQDYIRSLKEQHHMVYYNGRRVDDVTEHPALRPHVNAAAMTYELALRPEHEDLMTAVSHLTGKRINRFTHIHQSVEDLIKKVQMLRLIAHETGTCFQRCVGFDGLNAVYMTSYDTDQKYNTSYFQRFCDYLKYVQDSNIMLVGGMTDPKGDRSLPPGRQTDPDLFTHVVETRSDGIVIRGAKAHQTGAVNSHEILIMPTQALRPEEKQYAVSCAVPLNAPGVVLIFGRQTNEERKFEGGIDVGNPRYGLVGGEALVVFQDVFVPWDRVFLCGETDMASLLVERFATLHRQNYGGCKGGVSDVLVGATALAAEFQGTAGASHIKEKLAEMMHLAETIWSGSVACSAMGSRTPSGAFYPDPLLANTTKHNVTRHIYEIARLAHDVAGGILATMPFEGDLRSTEVGHLVRKYLAGAEGVPVEARLKILRLIENMSGGTALVESMHGAGSPQTQKVMYARLGNLEQKKRWAKKIVGIE; translated from the coding sequence ATGAAACCAATAGTCACCTCTCAGGACTACATCCGCAGCCTCAAGGAGCAACACCACATGGTGTATTACAACGGCCGCAGGGTGGACGACGTGACGGAACACCCGGCTTTGAGACCCCATGTGAACGCCGCAGCCATGACGTACGAACTGGCCCTTCGGCCCGAGCATGAGGATCTCATGACCGCCGTGTCCCACCTGACGGGTAAGAGAATAAACCGCTTCACACATATTCATCAAAGCGTGGAGGATCTCATAAAAAAGGTCCAGATGCTTAGGCTCATAGCCCACGAGACAGGAACCTGCTTTCAAAGATGCGTGGGTTTTGACGGACTAAACGCAGTTTATATGACCTCGTACGACACAGACCAGAAGTATAACACGAGCTATTTCCAACGCTTCTGTGATTACCTCAAGTACGTCCAGGACAGTAACATCATGTTGGTGGGGGGCATGACAGATCCCAAGGGGGACCGCTCCTTGCCTCCGGGGCGTCAGACTGATCCGGATCTGTTCACCCATGTGGTGGAGACCCGCTCGGACGGCATAGTGATCCGAGGAGCCAAGGCCCATCAGACAGGGGCCGTGAATTCCCACGAGATTCTGATCATGCCCACCCAGGCCCTGCGGCCTGAGGAGAAACAGTACGCCGTGTCCTGCGCCGTGCCCTTGAATGCTCCTGGGGTGGTTCTGATCTTCGGCCGCCAAACCAATGAGGAGCGCAAGTTCGAGGGCGGCATCGATGTGGGCAACCCGCGCTACGGCCTGGTGGGGGGAGAGGCCCTGGTCGTATTCCAGGATGTATTCGTGCCCTGGGATAGGGTCTTTCTGTGTGGAGAGACAGATATGGCCTCCCTTCTGGTGGAGCGGTTCGCCACCCTGCACAGGCAGAACTATGGGGGCTGCAAGGGGGGTGTTTCCGACGTTTTGGTGGGAGCAACTGCCCTTGCTGCTGAGTTCCAGGGGACAGCAGGGGCCTCCCATATCAAGGAGAAACTGGCTGAGATGATGCATCTGGCAGAGACCATTTGGTCAGGCTCTGTGGCTTGTTCTGCCATGGGATCCAGGACTCCCTCAGGGGCTTTCTATCCTGATCCCCTGCTGGCCAACACCACAAAGCACAACGTAACCAGGCACATTTATGAAATCGCTAGGCTGGCCCACGATGTGGCTGGAGGGATCCTGGCCACCATGCCCTTCGAAGGGGACCTAAGGAGCACCGAGGTGGGCCACCTGGTGCGCAAGTACCTGGCCGGGGCAGAGGGGGTTCCAGTGGAGGCCAGGCTCAAGATCTTGAGGCTCATAGAGAACATGAGCGGGGGGACTGCCCTGGTAGAGTCCATGCATGGAGCAGGATCCCCTCAAACACAGAAGGTCATGTACGCCCGTTTGGGGAACCTGGAGCAAAAGAAGCGCTGGGCCAAAAAGATAGTAGGGATAGAGTGA
- a CDS encoding long-chain fatty acid--CoA ligase has protein sequence MASLVHDRPWIRLCPRQYEPELEPQARSQLEHLRQALEHGGGKPAIHYFNGTLSYRDLEEMSDAFACALLEGGLKKGDRVAFYLQNVPQFVIAQLGVWKAGGIVVPLNPMYKERELQYYFKDSGARVLICLESLYRDVACKAAKGSGLQRIITTSELDFLDSASPVPEALKSAVKGLGLATEDFLHLLEKHSGQKPPEVSLEPHEVAYLTYTSGTTGPPKGAMNSHGNVVFNSEVYCRCWELGPSDVLLGVAPLFHVTGMVAHIGAALCSGIPLVLFHRFDTSTAWEMVEKWRVSLIMGSITVFIALMNDQAVGSRDISSFRKAFSGGAPVSPAIVERFESLTGCYIHNVYGLTESTSPTHLVPLGLRAPVDPSTGALSIGLPIPGHLAKIVDLEDRSQELPPGQVGELAVKGPGIVSGYWNKPEETAHAIQEGWLFTGDVGTMDEEGWFYILDRKKDMIIASGFKVWPREVEDVLYLHPGVKEAAVVGVPDPYRGETVKAFVALRDQFKGRLSPEELIEFCKERMAAYKYPRCVEFVEEVPKTPTGKFLRRALREMPQERGNP, from the coding sequence ATGGCTTCATTGGTGCATGACAGGCCCTGGATTCGTCTTTGTCCCCGTCAGTACGAGCCTGAGTTGGAACCCCAAGCCCGATCCCAGCTGGAACATCTCAGGCAGGCATTGGAGCATGGGGGAGGGAAGCCGGCTATTCACTACTTCAATGGGACCCTATCTTACAGGGATCTGGAGGAGATGAGCGATGCCTTTGCCTGCGCCCTACTGGAGGGGGGCTTGAAAAAAGGAGACAGGGTGGCTTTTTATCTTCAGAACGTGCCCCAGTTTGTCATAGCCCAATTGGGGGTATGGAAGGCAGGAGGAATCGTGGTGCCCCTCAATCCCATGTACAAGGAGAGGGAACTCCAATATTATTTCAAGGACTCGGGTGCAAGAGTCCTGATCTGCCTGGAGTCTCTGTACAGGGATGTGGCCTGCAAGGCAGCTAAAGGATCAGGCCTACAGAGAATCATCACAACTTCGGAACTGGATTTTTTGGACTCCGCAAGCCCTGTGCCTGAGGCCCTCAAGAGCGCAGTAAAGGGATTGGGGCTGGCAACAGAGGACTTTCTCCATCTTTTGGAAAAACACTCGGGGCAGAAGCCTCCTGAGGTCAGCTTGGAACCCCACGAGGTGGCCTACCTGACCTATACCTCAGGTACCACAGGTCCCCCCAAGGGGGCCATGAACTCTCATGGGAACGTGGTTTTCAACTCCGAGGTCTATTGCCGATGCTGGGAGCTTGGGCCCTCGGATGTGCTCTTGGGGGTGGCTCCTTTGTTTCACGTCACGGGCATGGTAGCCCATATAGGTGCTGCTCTTTGTTCAGGCATACCATTGGTGCTTTTTCACCGCTTCGACACATCCACAGCCTGGGAGATGGTGGAGAAATGGAGGGTGAGCCTCATCATGGGCTCCATCACGGTGTTCATAGCCTTGATGAACGATCAGGCTGTGGGAAGCAGGGACATCTCCAGCTTCAGGAAGGCCTTCAGCGGTGGGGCCCCCGTGAGTCCAGCCATAGTCGAGAGGTTCGAGTCCTTGACAGGATGCTACATCCACAACGTGTACGGTCTCACAGAGAGCACCTCACCCACCCACCTGGTTCCTTTGGGGCTCAGGGCGCCAGTGGATCCATCCACAGGGGCCCTTTCCATAGGACTTCCCATCCCCGGACATCTGGCCAAGATAGTGGATCTGGAAGATCGCTCCCAGGAGCTACCTCCAGGGCAGGTGGGAGAGCTGGCAGTGAAGGGCCCGGGAATCGTGTCTGGCTATTGGAACAAGCCCGAAGAAACGGCCCATGCCATCCAGGAAGGTTGGCTTTTTACCGGAGACGTCGGTACAATGGATGAAGAAGGTTGGTTCTACATTCTGGACAGGAAAAAGGACATGATCATCGCCTCTGGGTTCAAGGTCTGGCCCAGGGAGGTGGAAGATGTGCTTTATCTGCACCCTGGGGTAAAGGAGGCCGCAGTAGTGGGTGTCCCAGACCCTTACCGTGGAGAGACGGTCAAGGCCTTTGTGGCCCTAAGAGACCAGTTCAAAGGAAGGCTTAGCCCCGAAGAGCTCATAGAGTTTTGCAAGGAACGCATGGCCGCATACAAGTATCCCAGGTGCGTGGAGTTTGTGGAGGAGGTGCCCAAGACCCCAACCGGGAAGTTCTTGAGAAGGGCCTTGCGAGAAATGCCGCAGGAAAGGGGAAATCCATGA
- a CDS encoding glucose 1-dehydrogenase, with amino-acid sequence MDLFDLRGKVALVTGASRGLGRAMAKGLARAGADLVLCARSEADLATVAQEIMAMGRRAMSVYLDVLNAQSVEKMLERSLQQMGSIDILVNNAGVNIRKSVVELAEEEWDKVLDTNLKGYFLVGRAVGRHMMARGGGKVINVASILGAVGLPNQVAYASSKGGVIQMTKVMALEWAPYHINVNAIAPTYFETPLVAALKNDPERYRFIVERTPMGRWGQPEELEGIVVFLASRASDFITGQTIFVDGGWTVW; translated from the coding sequence ATGGATCTCTTTGATCTTAGGGGGAAGGTGGCATTGGTGACAGGGGCTTCCAGGGGGCTGGGTCGGGCCATGGCCAAGGGGCTAGCCAGGGCTGGAGCGGATTTGGTTCTTTGTGCCAGGAGCGAGGCGGATCTGGCCACTGTTGCTCAGGAGATAATGGCCATGGGTAGAAGGGCCATGTCTGTGTACCTGGATGTTTTGAATGCACAGAGTGTGGAAAAAATGCTCGAGCGGTCATTGCAGCAGATGGGCAGCATAGACATTCTCGTGAACAATGCAGGCGTAAACATCAGAAAGAGCGTGGTGGAGCTGGCCGAGGAAGAATGGGATAAGGTACTAGATACGAATTTGAAGGGCTATTTTCTGGTGGGGCGCGCCGTTGGAAGACACATGATGGCCCGCGGCGGGGGAAAAGTGATAAATGTGGCTTCCATCCTGGGAGCCGTGGGACTGCCCAATCAGGTGGCGTATGCCTCCAGCAAAGGTGGGGTGATACAGATGACAAAGGTTATGGCCCTGGAGTGGGCACCCTATCATATTAATGTTAATGCCATAGCACCTACCTATTTTGAAACCCCGCTGGTGGCAGCACTGAAAAACGACCCTGAGCGCTACAGGTTCATCGTGGAGAGAACCCCCATGGGAAGATGGGGTCAGCCAGAAGAACTGGAAGGCATAGTGGTTTTCTTGGCCTCGCGAGCCTCTGATTTCATAACAGGGCAGACCATCTTTGTTGACGGCGGATGGACCGTTTGGTAG
- a CDS encoding ABC transporter substrate-binding protein — protein MARRITRRSLLKGGVAGGLVLGASLGGLGISRAKPSKGKEPIRIGGQGATSGAHADYGWQMMAGATLAIEEINAKGGVLGRKLELKFMDEELKPATAVKNARYLVTDWGADFLFGIDSSGSAMAVGPVLPELNKLCFFCHAATHRLTEELVTAKGIKQIFRMVAPVYQDALAAWVFKDDSNIKRWAGINCDYEYGYVAWNLFKQNMKKFRPDVEFVAAAWAPFWTMDFSSHISAVMAEKPDAIFATPWAGEGVMLLRQALLLGVFDKIQVWWQGMGGSVDLLEGISREVEGNKFQGKLWATARYIHNYPDTPENKKFVEAFRKRWGKFPNYSAESSYSTIYAIKAGVEKAQSVETAKVAAALEGMELKTPAGSRLIRKEDHQAIYTVPAGRVIKTPDYPLPILGDLKVIPAKDYFRNPPFEPVAATK, from the coding sequence ATGGCTCGACGGATCACCAGGAGGTCTCTTCTCAAGGGAGGAGTAGCAGGGGGTCTGGTGTTGGGGGCAAGCCTGGGCGGTCTTGGCATAAGCCGGGCAAAGCCTTCCAAGGGCAAGGAGCCTATCCGCATAGGCGGACAGGGGGCAACCTCAGGGGCCCACGCTGACTACGGATGGCAGATGATGGCCGGGGCCACCTTGGCCATAGAGGAAATAAACGCCAAAGGAGGTGTATTGGGAAGAAAGCTGGAGCTCAAATTCATGGACGAGGAGCTCAAGCCAGCCACGGCAGTGAAAAACGCCAGGTACCTGGTGACGGACTGGGGGGCTGATTTCCTTTTCGGAATAGACTCCAGCGGAAGCGCCATGGCAGTGGGCCCTGTGCTGCCCGAGCTGAACAAGCTTTGTTTTTTCTGCCATGCAGCAACTCACCGCCTCACAGAAGAATTGGTCACGGCCAAGGGGATCAAGCAGATCTTCCGAATGGTGGCCCCGGTATACCAGGACGCCTTGGCAGCATGGGTTTTCAAGGATGACTCCAACATAAAGCGATGGGCAGGCATCAACTGCGACTACGAGTATGGGTACGTAGCCTGGAACCTTTTCAAGCAAAACATGAAAAAATTCAGGCCGGATGTAGAGTTCGTGGCCGCAGCCTGGGCTCCTTTCTGGACCATGGATTTCTCCTCCCATATCTCGGCGGTCATGGCCGAGAAACCCGATGCCATCTTTGCCACCCCTTGGGCTGGGGAAGGAGTGATGCTCTTGAGGCAAGCGCTTCTTTTGGGGGTCTTCGACAAGATCCAGGTATGGTGGCAGGGCATGGGGGGTTCAGTAGACCTGTTGGAGGGCATCTCCAGGGAGGTGGAAGGCAACAAGTTCCAGGGAAAGCTTTGGGCCACAGCCAGGTACATACACAATTATCCCGATACCCCGGAGAACAAGAAGTTCGTAGAGGCCTTCAGGAAACGCTGGGGCAAGTTCCCCAACTATTCCGCCGAGAGCAGTTATTCCACGATTTACGCCATCAAGGCAGGGGTGGAGAAGGCACAGAGCGTGGAGACCGCCAAGGTGGCTGCGGCTTTGGAGGGAATGGAGTTGAAAACTCCCGCCGGTTCAAGGCTCATCCGAAAGGAAGATCACCAGGCCATCTACACAGTGCCCGCAGGAAGGGTCATAAAGACTCCTGACTACCCTCTTCCCATCCTGGGGGATCTCAAGGTGATTCCGGCCAAGGATTATTTCCGCAACCCGCCCTTTGAGCCGGTGGCCGCCACCAAGTGA
- a CDS encoding branched-chain amino acid ABC transporter permease has translation MLEKLVFQGLIGLSLAMYLWLLSAGLTLVFGVLGVLNFAHGSLFMLGAYLAFTFYGKMGWNFGLSVILSLVGVGLIGAILERFFFRRIYHLEVPYQLILTFGFILIFDDLVKMIWGGVAMIPPVPSFLDGNLLVMGRPFPLYNLFIILFGIGVAVFLWLALERTWWGRTVRASAFDREMASAIGVDIPKIFTLVFVLAAMLAALGGALGTPVRVVAPGIGTAMIIQAFVITVIGGLGNLKGAFVGALIVGVLTAYGILLFPVFELFIIFVVMGVVLMVKPEGLFAR, from the coding sequence GTGCTTGAGAAGCTTGTGTTCCAAGGGCTGATAGGCTTGAGCCTGGCCATGTATCTATGGCTGCTTTCAGCCGGGCTCACGCTGGTGTTCGGGGTGCTGGGGGTACTCAATTTCGCCCACGGAAGCCTTTTCATGCTGGGGGCCTATCTGGCATTCACCTTTTATGGAAAGATGGGCTGGAACTTCGGACTCTCTGTGATCTTGAGCCTGGTAGGGGTCGGACTCATAGGAGCCATCCTGGAACGTTTTTTCTTCCGAAGGATCTACCACCTGGAGGTTCCATATCAGCTAATTTTGACCTTCGGATTCATTCTCATCTTCGACGACTTGGTAAAGATGATATGGGGAGGTGTGGCCATGATCCCCCCCGTGCCTTCTTTCTTGGATGGAAACCTTCTGGTCATGGGAAGGCCCTTCCCGCTTTACAATCTCTTCATCATCCTCTTCGGGATAGGGGTGGCAGTTTTTCTTTGGCTCGCCCTGGAGCGCACCTGGTGGGGCAGGACGGTGCGTGCCTCTGCCTTTGACCGGGAGATGGCCAGCGCCATAGGTGTGGACATTCCCAAGATATTCACACTGGTCTTCGTGCTGGCTGCTATGCTGGCAGCCTTGGGAGGAGCCCTTGGAACTCCTGTGAGGGTGGTTGCACCTGGTATAGGCACGGCCATGATCATTCAGGCCTTTGTCATAACCGTGATAGGAGGTTTGGGGAATCTGAAAGGGGCTTTTGTAGGAGCCCTCATAGTAGGAGTCTTGACCGCATATGGAATCCTGCTTTTTCCGGTCTTCGAGCTTTTCATAATCTTCGTGGTCATGGGAGTAGTCTTGATGGTCAAGCCCGAGGGGCTGTTTGCTAGGTGA
- a CDS encoding branched-chain amino acid ABC transporter permease translates to MPGDRLGRVLLGALILFLVVLPIFSGRYLPYMVIQILILALFAMGFNLLLGYTGLLSFGQAGFFAIGAYACAKVLLVIPSLLLGIAAGVLAGALGAAFLGVLCVRHTRIYFSMLTLSFGMMIYSLAWKWREVTGGDDGLVGIPRAPLGIPAFFEISMEPMIHYYYLVLAVSVGAILLLRRMVRSPFVLVLKGIRDSENRAGFSGIPVRRYKLAAFVVAGAYAALAGSLVPPLENTVTPPLAHWTHSAEPVLVTLLGGIYSFSGPMVGAACFYLLKDLIVRFTHYWLICFGSIIVLLVLLFRGGLVVFFQEKVLGLLGSKDQREGGRG, encoded by the coding sequence ATGCCGGGCGACCGATTGGGCAGGGTGCTACTGGGAGCCCTCATATTGTTTCTTGTGGTTCTTCCTATTTTTTCAGGCAGGTATCTACCTTATATGGTGATTCAAATCCTGATATTGGCTCTTTTTGCCATGGGATTCAACCTGCTACTAGGTTACACTGGGCTTTTGTCTTTTGGGCAAGCAGGCTTTTTTGCCATAGGTGCCTATGCCTGCGCCAAGGTGCTCTTGGTGATCCCATCGCTCCTTTTGGGAATAGCGGCAGGGGTCCTGGCAGGAGCATTGGGAGCAGCATTTCTAGGCGTGCTGTGTGTGAGACATACCAGAATATATTTTTCCATGCTGACTCTCTCCTTTGGAATGATGATATACTCCTTGGCCTGGAAATGGAGAGAAGTCACCGGCGGAGATGATGGGCTGGTGGGCATCCCCAGGGCACCTTTGGGGATCCCTGCGTTTTTCGAGATCTCCATGGAACCTATGATCCATTATTATTATTTGGTGTTGGCCGTGAGTGTGGGGGCAATCCTGCTGCTGCGGCGAATGGTGCGATCCCCTTTTGTGCTGGTCTTAAAGGGAATAAGGGACAGCGAGAACAGAGCCGGCTTCTCAGGAATCCCAGTTCGCAGATACAAGCTTGCAGCCTTTGTGGTGGCAGGGGCTTATGCGGCCTTGGCAGGCTCTTTGGTGCCACCACTTGAGAACACCGTAACGCCTCCTTTGGCGCACTGGACTCACTCGGCAGAGCCCGTGCTGGTAACCCTTCTGGGCGGCATCTACAGTTTTTCAGGGCCCATGGTGGGAGCCGCATGCTTTTACCTTCTAAAGGATCTAATCGTGAGGTTCACTCATTACTGGCTCATCTGCTTCGGCTCCATAATCGTGTTGTTGGTATTGCTCTTTCGAGGAGGTCTGGTGGTCTTCTTCCAGGAAAAGGTGCTGGGCCTATTGGGTAGCAAGGATCAAAGGGAGGGAGGCCGTGGGTGA
- a CDS encoding ABC transporter ATP-binding protein — MGELLRTERLTKYYGVVSAASDLELGFQEGVLTSIIGPNGAGKTTFIHLLTGHVKPDRGKIFFLGENITKLPTHLRVQKGISRSFQIGDIFPRLSVRENIQIPVVASLGLGMRFFKLLDRDSVVQDRVASLLEEVGLRDKSEVPAGSLSHGDQRLLEIALAMAPEPKLLFLDEPTAGMNPVERVRILENIRKLSQRRSTTFVIVEHDMDIVFALSDRIVVLHRGSVIADGRPEEIKENREVREIYLGEEFL, encoded by the coding sequence GTGGGTGAGCTGCTTCGCACAGAAAGACTCACTAAGTACTATGGGGTGGTAAGCGCAGCCTCGGATCTGGAGCTTGGATTCCAGGAAGGGGTGCTCACCTCCATAATCGGGCCCAACGGGGCTGGGAAAACCACGTTCATCCACCTTCTCACAGGCCATGTGAAGCCCGACAGGGGAAAGATCTTCTTCCTAGGCGAGAACATCACCAAGCTTCCCACTCATCTCAGGGTTCAGAAGGGTATTTCCCGCTCTTTTCAAATAGGAGACATCTTTCCCAGGTTGAGTGTGAGAGAAAACATACAGATCCCTGTGGTGGCAAGCTTGGGACTGGGCATGCGTTTCTTTAAGCTCTTGGACAGGGATTCGGTAGTGCAGGACCGAGTGGCTTCTTTGTTGGAAGAGGTGGGATTGAGGGACAAATCTGAAGTGCCCGCCGGTTCCCTCTCCCATGGGGACCAGAGGCTCTTGGAAATAGCCTTGGCCATGGCTCCAGAGCCTAAACTGCTTTTTCTGGATGAGCCCACAGCCGGAATGAATCCTGTGGAAAGGGTGCGCATCCTGGAAAACATAAGAAAGCTCTCCCAGAGGCGAAGCACAACCTTTGTGATAGTTGAGCACGACATGGACATTGTTTTCGCCCTTTCAGACCGCATAGTGGTACTGCACCGAGGTTCTGTAATAGCCGATGGAAGGCCTGAAGAGATAAAGGAGAACAGGGAGGTCAGGGAGATCTACCTTGGGGAGGAATTCCTGTGA